The Eubacteriales bacterium genome window below encodes:
- a CDS encoding penicillin-binding transpeptidase domain-containing protein, giving the protein MSISGLKNKKRLVFLLYTLAFFFLCLVLRIGYLAFIKSDWLMEKAESQWTQDSLIAAERGSILDRNGNVLATSANADTIVLHPTQIKDAQEVAEKLSGLLDLTYDYVLERAQNTSKQEVWLKRQVDRDVANEIRELDLAGVDFVVDVKRYYPNNDFMTQVLGFTSIDGEGQEGIELKYNKYLKGQDGRIVTETDAKGNELLFGKEVVVEAEDGYDLYLTVDEVIQSYLEQALEEALETNDAKSAQGIVMDPDTGEILAMAVTPDYDLNDVPRDDLSVLQELSRNKLITDMYEPGSTFKIVTTAAALDSGAIDTNTTFYCPGYKMVDGVKIKCWRTVPHGSETLEEALQNSCNPCFMEMALRMGTDTFYDYLDAFGFNKTTGIDLSGESSGKVMAEKYVQNVDLARMGFGQAIAVTPLQLITAASAAINGGNLYQPYIVEKMVNTQGDTVVQNSPTIVRRVISEETSATMRDLLEKVVTDGSGANAAIDGYRIGGKTGTAQKYDEDGQILQGKHVASFIGFAPADDPEVIILIIVDEPNVAVDFGSVVAAPYVKMVLENTLKYLQIPSTGGTIEQVEVPDVRNMTLTDADSKLENAGLNYVADGTGTVVKMSVAPNTSVNKGTAIQLYMSDKSESEGDYVTVPDLIGKSIVDAKLILNNLDLEMEAQGSGVAVSQSIKSGEEVLVGSTIKVYFEQPDDDSG; this is encoded by the coding sequence TTGTCCATATCTGGATTAAAAAACAAAAAGAGACTTGTGTTTTTATTGTATACTTTGGCGTTTTTCTTTTTATGCCTGGTACTTAGAATAGGGTACCTTGCTTTTATTAAAAGCGATTGGCTTATGGAAAAAGCGGAAAGCCAGTGGACACAAGATTCGTTGATAGCCGCTGAACGCGGCTCTATTTTAGATAGGAACGGAAATGTCTTGGCGACAAGCGCCAATGCAGATACTATAGTTTTGCACCCAACTCAAATAAAGGATGCACAAGAAGTTGCAGAAAAACTATCTGGCCTGCTGGATTTGACTTATGATTATGTGCTTGAAAGAGCGCAGAATACAAGCAAGCAAGAAGTTTGGCTGAAAAGGCAGGTAGACAGGGATGTTGCCAATGAGATAAGAGAACTGGATTTAGCTGGAGTTGATTTTGTCGTAGATGTAAAACGCTATTATCCAAACAATGATTTTATGACTCAGGTCTTGGGGTTCACGTCTATTGACGGAGAAGGCCAGGAAGGTATAGAGTTAAAGTATAATAAGTATCTAAAAGGCCAAGACGGGCGTATAGTAACAGAGACAGATGCTAAAGGGAATGAGCTTTTATTCGGTAAGGAAGTAGTAGTTGAGGCGGAAGACGGGTACGACCTTTATTTAACTGTAGATGAGGTCATACAAAGCTATTTGGAGCAAGCGCTTGAAGAAGCTCTTGAAACAAACGACGCAAAATCAGCACAGGGTATAGTTATGGATCCGGATACGGGAGAAATACTTGCAATGGCAGTTACTCCGGATTATGATTTAAACGATGTGCCAAGAGATGATTTAAGCGTTCTTCAGGAGTTATCGCGAAATAAGCTGATAACAGATATGTATGAACCTGGTTCTACATTTAAAATAGTCACTACGGCTGCCGCTTTAGACAGCGGGGCAATAGATACTAACACTACTTTTTACTGCCCTGGATATAAGATGGTAGACGGAGTAAAGATAAAGTGCTGGCGCACCGTCCCACATGGCTCTGAAACACTGGAAGAAGCACTACAGAATTCATGCAACCCATGTTTTATGGAAATGGCACTTAGAATGGGTACGGATACGTTTTATGATTATCTAGACGCTTTTGGCTTTAACAAGACAACAGGCATAGATTTAAGCGGCGAATCTTCCGGCAAAGTCATGGCGGAAAAATATGTTCAAAACGTAGACCTTGCACGTATGGGTTTTGGGCAGGCGATAGCAGTTACGCCGTTGCAGCTTATAACAGCAGCTTCTGCTGCGATAAACGGTGGGAACCTTTATCAACCTTATATAGTAGAGAAAATGGTAAATACTCAAGGGGATACCGTAGTTCAGAACAGCCCTACAATTGTAAGAAGGGTAATATCTGAGGAGACTTCTGCAACAATGCGCGATCTGCTTGAAAAAGTAGTAACAGATGGCTCCGGCGCAAATGCAGCAATAGATGGCTATAGGATTGGCGGGAAAACAGGCACTGCACAAAAATATGATGAAGACGGTCAGATCCTACAAGGTAAGCATGTTGCCTCGTTTATAGGTTTTGCACCGGCAGACGATCCTGAAGTCATAATACTTATAATAGTAGATGAACCAAACGTCGCGGTAGACTTCGGAAGCGTTGTGGCAGCACCATATGTTAAAATGGTGCTTGAAAATACTCTAAAATATTTGCAGATTCCGTCAACTGGGGGTACAATTGAACAGGTAGAGGTACCGGATGTCCGCAATATGACACTTACTGATGCAGATTCCAAACTTGAGAACGCAGGCCTTAACTATGTTGCCGATGGTACAGGTACGGTAGTCAAGATGTCTGTCGCACCAAACACTTCGGTTAATAAAGGTACTGCAATACAGCTTTACATGTCTGATAAGAGCGAGAGCGAAGGCGATTATGTAACTGTACCGGATCTGATCGGAAAATCGATAGTTGATGCTAAACTCATCTTAAATAATTTAGATTTAGAGATGGAGGCACAGGGGAGCGGAGTTGCTGTTTCGCAGAGCATTAAAAGCGGAGAAGAGGTATTGGTCGGTTCAACGATAAAAGTGTATTTCGAGCAACCGGACGATGATTCTGGATGA